A genomic segment from Brucella pseudogrignonensis encodes:
- a CDS encoding helix-turn-helix transcriptional regulator, translated as MDVKKIIGWNVLQLRAERGLSQERLALEAQIDRSYVGRVERGMENVTVSTLEAMATALNVPVSALFVEPQPDAEKPKGLKAGRKPKQV; from the coding sequence ATGGATGTTAAAAAAATTATTGGCTGGAATGTATTGCAGTTGCGGGCTGAACGTGGCCTTTCGCAGGAGCGGTTAGCGCTTGAGGCGCAAATTGATCGTTCATATGTCGGGCGGGTAGAACGCGGCATGGAAAACGTCACCGTTTCAACGCTCGAAGCGATGGCGACTGCGCTGAATGTGCCAGTGTCAGCACTATTTGTTGAGCCGCAACCTGATGCCGAGAAACCGAAAGGACTGAAAGCAGGCAGAAAGCCAAAGCAGGTCTAA
- a CDS encoding FAD-binding oxidoreductase yields MSRYDHIYAENFKEAPYWWEAAQPETNLDPLPARVDVVVVGSGYAGLNAATHLARAGRSVVVLDSEQLGAGCSTRSGGMVSSAQKLVVGGAINGIDPALVSRLIGESNESFDYLKTLIESENLDAALTLKGRFFGAYTARDYETLKRHGALLNEKTSVKVHQISREEQRSVIGSDYYHGGMVVDDYGGLHPAMFHKALRERAKAAGVILRSHARAGRVEEVANGEKIVPTARGSIRTTNVIQATNGYTGKDASPELARRLVPVKSYQIATEPLPADLLAELIPNGRMVSDTRRDLIYSRVSPDGTRMLFGSRPGVFEMSEKQAAKRIYARMVALWPQLAGVKITHSWVGSVAMTADKIAHIGERDGSHFAVGCNGNGVALMTYLGYQLARKILGQQNMPSAFDREKFMAIPLYSEKPWFLPVFTGWYRLRDFIDRPGR; encoded by the coding sequence ATGTCCCGCTACGACCATATTTATGCTGAGAACTTCAAGGAAGCTCCCTATTGGTGGGAGGCTGCACAGCCTGAAACCAACCTTGATCCACTGCCTGCACGCGTTGATGTTGTCGTGGTCGGGTCCGGATATGCCGGGCTGAATGCGGCCACACATCTGGCCCGCGCCGGACGTTCGGTTGTCGTTCTCGATAGTGAGCAGCTGGGTGCAGGCTGTTCCACGCGTTCCGGCGGCATGGTTTCAAGCGCGCAGAAGCTTGTAGTTGGTGGTGCGATTAATGGCATTGACCCAGCGCTTGTTTCGCGACTGATCGGTGAAAGCAATGAAAGCTTTGACTATCTCAAGACATTGATTGAGAGCGAAAATCTTGATGCAGCGCTGACATTGAAGGGGCGCTTCTTCGGTGCCTATACTGCCCGTGATTATGAGACATTGAAACGGCATGGCGCGCTTCTCAATGAGAAAACCAGCGTTAAAGTGCACCAGATTTCCCGCGAAGAGCAGCGTTCGGTGATAGGTTCAGACTACTATCATGGCGGCATGGTGGTGGACGATTACGGCGGCTTACATCCTGCCATGTTTCACAAAGCCTTGCGGGAGCGTGCGAAGGCTGCCGGAGTGATTTTGCGTTCGCATGCGCGCGCCGGACGCGTGGAAGAAGTCGCAAACGGTGAAAAGATCGTTCCCACTGCACGCGGCTCGATCCGGACAACCAATGTCATTCAGGCAACCAATGGCTATACCGGAAAAGATGCATCTCCTGAGCTTGCCCGACGCCTTGTTCCGGTGAAGAGCTACCAGATCGCAACCGAGCCTCTTCCGGCTGATCTGCTTGCTGAGCTTATTCCGAATGGACGTATGGTTTCGGACACAAGACGCGATCTTATTTACAGCCGCGTTTCGCCGGATGGTACACGGATGCTTTTTGGCTCTCGCCCCGGCGTTTTTGAAATGTCAGAGAAGCAGGCTGCAAAGCGCATTTATGCGCGCATGGTAGCACTCTGGCCGCAACTTGCAGGCGTTAAAATCACCCATTCATGGGTCGGAAGCGTTGCCATGACGGCCGACAAGATTGCGCATATCGGTGAGCGTGACGGTTCGCATTTTGCGGTTGGCTGTAACGGCAATGGTGTCGCGCTGATGACCTATCTTGGCTATCAGCTCGCGCGGAAAATTCTCGGGCAGCAGAATATGCCATCGGCGTTTGACCGTGAGAAATTCATGGCCATTCCGCTTTATTCTGAAAAGCCCTGGTTCCTTCCGGTCTTCACGGGCTGGTATCGCCTGCGTGATTTTATCGACCGTCCGGGTCGGTAA
- a CDS encoding inositol monophosphatase family protein, whose translation MSTSEIDHLVRFAAALADIARETLAVELTRNENTVSDIEVKPDRSLVTKYDRAIEHRLRAEIRKHYPHHGIIGEEEGSVGEHATHVWVLDPIDGTAPFIVGIPVWGTLIALAIDGVPQVGVIDNPVLDTRWIGATGQATVLNGRAARCRPCASIETALMTNSNQDYMSVDQLPALNALRRQTANRVYGGACLNYGRLAEGRTDLAIDAGQQIYDFAPYRPIIEGAGGKITDWNGQPLTLSSNGTILAAGDERCHEQALELVESSLKEVNAAA comes from the coding sequence ATGTCAACGTCAGAAATAGATCACCTTGTCCGTTTCGCAGCTGCTTTAGCAGACATAGCACGCGAAACATTGGCTGTTGAACTGACGAGAAACGAGAACACAGTTTCTGATATTGAGGTGAAACCTGATCGCAGCTTGGTCACGAAGTACGACCGCGCCATAGAACACCGTCTGCGTGCAGAAATTCGTAAACACTATCCACATCACGGTATTATTGGTGAAGAAGAAGGCAGCGTCGGTGAACATGCAACGCATGTATGGGTTCTTGATCCAATCGACGGTACAGCCCCTTTCATTGTAGGCATTCCCGTCTGGGGAACACTCATTGCACTCGCAATTGATGGCGTACCGCAGGTTGGCGTGATTGATAATCCTGTACTCGATACACGATGGATAGGTGCAACAGGGCAAGCAACGGTGCTCAATGGCCGAGCCGCACGTTGCCGTCCATGTGCCAGCATCGAAACGGCTCTGATGACCAACTCTAACCAAGACTACATGTCAGTGGATCAGTTGCCTGCTCTTAACGCACTGCGCCGCCAAACCGCCAATCGCGTATACGGCGGCGCATGCCTGAACTACGGCAGACTCGCTGAAGGACGCACAGATCTCGCAATCGACGCTGGGCAGCAGATTTATGACTTCGCTCCCTATCGTCCGATTATCGAAGGTGCGGGTGGAAAAATTACGGACTGGAATGGCCAACCTCTAACTTTATCAAGCAACGGAACCATTCTTGCTGCAGGTGACGAGCGTTGTCATGAACAGGCACTGGAACTCGTCGAATCCAGCCTGAAAGAGGTTAACGCAGCTGCATAA
- a CDS encoding FAD-binding oxidoreductase, whose product MKPLSIPVAPFLGDETLPKAVDVVIIGGGIVGITTALELTERGISVAVCEKGVIAGEQSARNWGWTRQMGRDERELPLCMHSVNLWSQMNARIGRETGWRRTGISYLSYTQRELKDWLNWAEIGKRHGVDARMLTPAEIAEKIPGNNGNLLGVLHTGTDGRAEPWIAVPAMAEAAREKGAHIFTHCAVRGVETAAGRVSSVVTERGEIRCQAVVLAGGIWSRLFAGNMGIDFPQLKVIGPVARVDGVEGITHMPVGAGDFAYRKRLDGSFTVAVRNLNLAPITPDHLRLFTEFAPTYLTTWRELSLRFNATFFQELATKRKWRLDEQTIFEQCRVMDPPANSGFTRKALRNMSLRFPGFAKARVLNEWSGVIDATPDAIPVISPVHHIPGLHIASGFSGHGFGIGPGAGQLMADLITGSPTSVDAKVFDISRLRPRYAKKNVA is encoded by the coding sequence ATGAAGCCGCTTTCTATTCCGGTCGCGCCATTTCTGGGTGATGAAACGCTGCCGAAAGCTGTCGATGTTGTCATTATCGGTGGTGGTATTGTTGGGATTACCACAGCACTTGAACTGACAGAGCGCGGTATCTCGGTTGCAGTATGCGAAAAAGGCGTGATTGCCGGTGAGCAATCAGCCCGCAACTGGGGCTGGACGCGCCAGATGGGGCGTGACGAGCGCGAACTGCCACTCTGCATGCATTCGGTTAATCTATGGTCGCAGATGAATGCGCGTATTGGTCGTGAAACGGGATGGCGACGCACTGGTATCAGCTATCTCTCCTATACCCAGCGTGAACTGAAAGACTGGCTGAACTGGGCCGAGATCGGCAAGCGTCATGGCGTTGACGCCCGCATGCTCACTCCCGCCGAAATAGCTGAGAAAATTCCGGGCAATAATGGCAATCTACTGGGTGTTTTGCACACTGGCACAGATGGCCGTGCTGAACCATGGATCGCAGTACCAGCGATGGCGGAAGCTGCGCGCGAAAAGGGTGCGCATATTTTCACCCATTGTGCGGTACGCGGCGTTGAGACAGCAGCAGGGCGTGTGAGTTCTGTTGTGACAGAGCGCGGCGAAATCCGTTGTCAGGCTGTCGTTCTGGCTGGCGGAATCTGGTCGCGCCTGTTTGCAGGCAATATGGGCATCGATTTCCCGCAGCTTAAAGTGATCGGACCGGTTGCGCGTGTGGATGGCGTTGAAGGTATTACACATATGCCGGTGGGAGCAGGAGATTTTGCTTATCGCAAGCGCCTTGATGGCAGCTTCACCGTTGCTGTGCGCAATTTAAATCTTGCTCCCATTACGCCGGATCATCTGCGACTTTTCACTGAATTTGCGCCGACATATCTGACAACATGGCGCGAACTAAGCCTGCGCTTCAATGCAACCTTCTTTCAGGAGCTTGCAACAAAACGCAAATGGCGTTTGGATGAGCAGACGATCTTCGAACAATGTCGCGTGATGGATCCGCCAGCAAATTCGGGCTTCACCCGCAAGGCTTTACGCAACATGTCGTTGCGTTTTCCGGGCTTTGCGAAGGCGCGTGTTCTCAATGAATGGTCTGGTGTCATTGATGCCACGCCCGATGCAATTCCGGTTATCAGCCCCGTTCATCATATTCCGGGCTTGCATATTGCATCGGGCTTCTCGGGACATGGTTTTGGTATCGGGCCAGGTGCAGGGCAGCTGATGGCTGATCTGATTACCGGCAGCCCGACAAGCGTCGACGCCAAGGTGTTTGACATCAGTCGGCTGCGTCCGCGTTACGCAAAGAAAAACGTGGCATAA
- a CDS encoding amino acid ABC transporter permease: protein MTYENKKRAVLLFIALAIATWVAVDALSGGADQWRRVVARLPLLLTGSGSGWPITGGFALNILLSIAAMALATALGTAMGLATMVRNASVRVPALLVMNFLRNSPWLVLLFAMLYIIPFEMRIFGLVIPFPTFVKATIGLALPTAANFSEVIRGAVQSIHSGQWEAARSLGYTPMQIYRYVILPQAFRRMIPGWMNLYALLMIATSLATVTGIQDVITILNTSIAMESELALVYFYLTVLFLFFAYCYPIALVARRLERAVKGENL from the coding sequence ATGACATATGAGAATAAGAAAAGAGCTGTTCTTCTTTTCATCGCGCTGGCTATTGCAACATGGGTTGCTGTCGATGCGCTCTCAGGTGGTGCTGATCAGTGGCGCCGTGTTGTTGCCCGCTTGCCTCTGCTTCTGACCGGTTCCGGTTCTGGCTGGCCGATTACTGGCGGGTTTGCCCTGAATATTCTGCTGTCGATTGCGGCTATGGCACTTGCTACAGCTCTTGGGACTGCTATGGGTCTAGCAACGATGGTGAGGAATGCCTCGGTACGTGTTCCAGCCCTGCTTGTGATGAACTTTCTTCGCAATTCGCCGTGGCTCGTGCTGCTGTTTGCGATGCTTTACATCATTCCTTTTGAAATGCGCATTTTCGGGCTTGTCATTCCTTTTCCGACCTTTGTTAAGGCTACAATTGGTCTGGCTTTGCCAACGGCTGCAAACTTTTCGGAAGTTATTCGCGGAGCTGTGCAGTCCATTCATTCTGGTCAGTGGGAAGCAGCACGGTCGCTTGGATATACTCCGATGCAAATCTACCGTTACGTTATTCTTCCACAGGCTTTCCGCCGCATGATCCCAGGCTGGATGAACCTCTATGCCTTGCTGATGATCGCAACCTCGCTTGCTACCGTAACCGGCATTCAGGACGTCATCACCATTCTGAACACGTCAATAGCCATGGAGAGCGAGCTCGCACTCGTCTACTTCTATCTGACCGTGCTCTTCCTGTTCTTTGCCTACTGCTATCCGATTGCACTGGTTGCCCGCCGTCTGGAACGCGCAGTTAAGGGAGAAAATTTATGA
- a CDS encoding DeoR/GlpR family DNA-binding transcription regulator has protein sequence MWQDERHKKIVDYLTAFGRVSIDQITEEIGVSRETIRRDLMELEQAGKLKRVRGGAVPLAKEDTDFHVRVHQRLLEKQAIAMEALNLLSNEMTVFIDAGTTTTVMAEVLANYHGLSGLNILTNSIDVARLLSGKESDSYHRYKVHLLSGDVRQDPLETWGASTINDIYRYRADVALLAPWGIDPERGAMNHFIHGAEIARAMVRNSAKTIILADHSKISAPARSVFCSIEEISHLIVDREARDVPDFPALERAISSVIVSN, from the coding sequence ATGTGGCAGGACGAACGTCATAAGAAGATCGTGGATTATCTCACGGCTTTTGGCCGTGTCTCGATTGACCAGATCACCGAGGAAATTGGCGTCTCGCGCGAAACCATCCGTCGCGATCTCATGGAGCTTGAGCAGGCAGGAAAATTGAAGCGTGTTCGCGGTGGTGCTGTACCGCTTGCAAAGGAAGACACAGACTTTCATGTACGCGTCCACCAACGGCTGCTTGAAAAGCAAGCCATTGCGATGGAGGCTCTCAATCTGCTTTCAAATGAAATGACAGTGTTCATTGATGCTGGCACCACAACGACGGTGATGGCGGAGGTGCTGGCCAATTATCATGGTCTTTCGGGGCTCAATATCCTGACCAATTCGATCGACGTAGCACGTTTGCTCTCGGGAAAAGAAAGCGATTCCTACCATCGTTATAAGGTGCATTTGCTATCTGGAGATGTGCGCCAAGACCCGCTCGAAACCTGGGGTGCATCAACCATCAACGACATATATCGCTATCGTGCTGATGTGGCGTTGTTGGCACCTTGGGGCATTGATCCAGAGCGAGGGGCAATGAACCATTTCATCCACGGGGCCGAAATCGCACGCGCCATGGTCCGTAATTCGGCGAAGACGATAATCCTAGCGGATCATTCCAAAATTAGCGCGCCAGCGCGTTCGGTTTTTTGTTCAATTGAGGAAATTTCGCACTTAATCGTTGACAGAGAGGCACGGGATGTTCCTGATTTTCCCGCTCTTGAGAGAGCTATATCGAGTGTCATTGTAAGTAATTGA
- a CDS encoding amino acid ABC transporter permease: MFGLDYSWLGDPTYQHWLVIGVLNTIQLAAISSFVAVLIGMLGALGLTLRIFWLDALIELFVEVFRNTPPLLQMLFAYFTLSTLGLKVIDPATGLSVPLLSAFSCAAISLSLFGGALAIEAFRSGIETMPRSIIEASRSLGYGRWSRFWRIEAPIATRICLPALTNILSNLFKTTSQASVIAVPELMYYAGQIYNDNFRTLEVMVLVLAIYVSLVSVLTYAMAKLEAWMAFPGYGKAG, encoded by the coding sequence TTGTTCGGTCTTGATTATTCATGGCTCGGTGATCCGACCTACCAGCATTGGTTAGTGATTGGTGTCCTCAATACTATTCAGCTCGCAGCGATTTCGTCATTCGTTGCGGTGCTGATTGGTATGTTGGGCGCGCTTGGTCTAACCCTGCGTATTTTCTGGCTTGATGCGCTTATCGAGCTTTTTGTCGAAGTGTTTCGCAATACACCGCCTTTGCTGCAAATGCTGTTTGCGTATTTCACTCTATCGACTTTAGGTTTGAAAGTTATCGATCCGGCCACGGGCCTCTCGGTTCCGTTATTGAGTGCCTTCTCCTGCGCAGCTATTTCGCTCAGCCTTTTTGGTGGAGCGCTGGCTATCGAAGCATTCCGTTCGGGTATTGAAACGATGCCGCGCTCGATTATCGAGGCTTCTCGTTCTCTCGGTTATGGTCGTTGGTCCCGATTCTGGCGCATTGAAGCGCCGATCGCAACGCGTATCTGCCTTCCGGCACTCACAAACATCCTGAGTAATCTTTTCAAGACGACCTCTCAGGCGTCGGTGATTGCTGTCCCTGAACTGATGTATTACGCCGGGCAGATCTACAACGATAACTTCCGTACGCTCGAAGTTATGGTGCTGGTACTTGCGATCTATGTGAGCCTCGTATCGGTTCTGACCTACGCTATGGCCAAACTTGAAGCATGGATGGCTTTCCCCGGTTACGGCAAGGCAGGTTGA
- the aldA gene encoding aldehyde dehydrogenase produces MSIRKQSQTFSDTPRDYQNYIDGAFVPAGSELIEVTNPATGALLGRIPETSADDVDAAVKAARAAQGAWEKLPAIERANYLRKISAKLREHRVELADIIVKEQGKVRGLAQVEVDFTADYMDYMAEWARRIEGEVLTSDRPNETMLLLRKPVGVVAGILPWNFPFFLIARKMAPALVTGNTIVIKPSEETPLNAYVFAELLAETDLPKGVFNLVGGRGCVAGEALASHPGVDLITFTGSVATGSHIMQLAGKNLTKVNLELGGKAPAIVLKDADLDLAAKAIYDSRVINTGQVCNCAERVYVERPVHDAFVAKLQTLFENTRYGDPSVEDDLHMGPLVNQAGLDKVAQAVDMARAQGATVVLGGKVADRASGFHYEPTLITGAKSDMNIMRKETFGPVLPVQIVDSLDEAIALSNDSDYGLTSSIYTRDLSAAMQASRELKFGETYINRENFEAMQGFHAGRRKSGIGGADGKHGLYEFTVTHVVYIQS; encoded by the coding sequence ATGAGCATACGCAAGCAATCACAGACGTTTTCAGATACTCCGCGCGACTATCAGAACTATATTGATGGTGCTTTTGTACCGGCTGGCAGCGAGTTGATTGAAGTTACCAATCCTGCCACTGGTGCATTGCTTGGCAGGATACCGGAAACAAGCGCCGATGATGTCGATGCGGCGGTGAAGGCCGCGCGTGCTGCGCAGGGCGCTTGGGAAAAGCTGCCCGCCATTGAACGTGCTAACTACCTGCGTAAGATTTCTGCCAAGCTGCGCGAACACCGTGTTGAGCTGGCTGATATTATCGTCAAGGAACAGGGTAAGGTCCGTGGCCTTGCACAAGTTGAGGTCGACTTTACCGCCGACTACATGGATTATATGGCGGAATGGGCGCGCCGGATTGAAGGCGAAGTGCTGACAAGCGACCGTCCGAATGAAACGATGCTGCTGCTGCGCAAGCCGGTTGGTGTGGTTGCGGGTATTCTTCCGTGGAACTTCCCGTTCTTTCTGATCGCACGTAAAATGGCACCTGCTCTGGTGACCGGCAATACGATTGTTATTAAGCCAAGTGAAGAGACGCCGCTTAACGCCTATGTTTTTGCTGAGCTTCTGGCGGAAACTGATCTGCCAAAGGGTGTGTTCAATCTGGTTGGCGGTCGTGGATGCGTCGCTGGCGAAGCACTTGCATCACATCCGGGTGTTGATCTCATCACCTTTACGGGCAGTGTGGCGACAGGCTCGCATATTATGCAGCTCGCTGGCAAAAACCTGACAAAGGTCAATCTTGAACTCGGTGGTAAGGCTCCAGCAATCGTGCTGAAGGATGCCGATCTCGATCTGGCCGCCAAAGCGATCTATGACTCGCGCGTTATCAATACGGGTCAGGTCTGTAACTGTGCTGAGCGTGTTTATGTTGAACGTCCGGTTCACGATGCGTTTGTCGCAAAGCTTCAGACCTTGTTCGAAAATACCCGTTATGGCGATCCATCGGTTGAAGATGATCTGCATATGGGACCGCTTGTTAATCAGGCTGGCCTTGATAAGGTTGCTCAGGCTGTCGATATGGCGCGTGCGCAGGGCGCAACAGTTGTGCTGGGTGGCAAAGTTGCCGATCGCGCTTCCGGTTTCCATTACGAGCCGACGCTGATTACGGGCGCTAAATCTGATATGAACATAATGCGCAAAGAGACCTTTGGTCCGGTGCTGCCGGTTCAGATTGTCGATAGCCTGGATGAGGCAATCGCATTGTCGAATGACTCCGATTATGGTCTGACCTCTTCAATCTACACGCGTGATCTTTCTGCGGCCATGCAGGCTTCGCGTGAGCTGAAGTTCGGCGAAACCTATATCAATCGCGAGAATTTTGAAGCTATGCAGGGCTTCCATGCTGGTCGACGCAAGTCAGGCATTGGCGGCGCTGACGGAAAGCACGGACTTTACGAATTTACTGTAACGCATGTCGTTTACATACAAAGCTGA
- a CDS encoding SDR family NAD(P)-dependent oxidoreductase — MEQKRTILISGANRGIGAATAQAFMHAGWNVSLGIRTSHMPDWADDATTQVHAYDASKPETAMLWADAAVKRFGRIDAVVANAGIMVRNSVIDATDDEFTALMDVNVNGPRLLVKACWDELVKTGSGRVVVVASLSAKRVKSAISGAYSVSKFAALGLSHAIRHAGFDRGVRSTAVCPGFVATDMGTPLASASDELTRPEDVASSILHIVSLPNSASVSEFWVNSLLDDSY; from the coding sequence ATGGAACAGAAACGGACAATCCTGATTTCCGGTGCTAATCGCGGCATCGGTGCTGCGACGGCGCAAGCATTTATGCATGCGGGCTGGAACGTGTCTCTCGGTATAAGAACCTCACACATGCCGGATTGGGCGGATGATGCGACCACACAGGTTCATGCCTATGACGCCAGCAAGCCTGAGACAGCAATGCTCTGGGCAGATGCCGCTGTCAAGCGGTTCGGTCGCATAGATGCTGTAGTTGCCAATGCAGGAATAATGGTTCGCAATTCGGTCATTGATGCAACGGATGATGAATTTACAGCATTGATGGATGTCAACGTCAATGGTCCGCGCTTGTTGGTGAAAGCGTGCTGGGATGAACTTGTGAAGACTGGCAGCGGTCGGGTTGTAGTTGTCGCGTCTCTTTCGGCAAAGCGCGTTAAATCTGCAATTTCCGGTGCTTATTCGGTATCGAAGTTTGCGGCATTGGGGCTTTCACATGCCATCCGACATGCTGGTTTTGACAGAGGTGTGCGCTCGACAGCTGTCTGCCCTGGTTTTGTCGCAACAGATATGGGCACACCGCTTGCATCAGCCTCCGATGAATTGACACGCCCTGAAGATGTTGCAAGCTCAATACTGCATATTGTCAGCCTGCCCAATAGCGCAAGTGTGTCAGAATTCTGGGTGAATAGTCTTTTAGATGATTCCTACTGA
- a CDS encoding IclR family transcriptional regulator: MIKNPKTAPTGGTQLLDRAVQLLDLVADGGNDGLTLKKLTELSGLNNATCHRILNTLVGHKLLARDDKKRCYRLGARMSIYGARAARGPGLISRCEIALTRLRRRTGDTVHLMARFNHDSVCLDRRDGECVVPTLTGMIGGSVPLGVGPGSIAMLSYLDQDEQDFIIRANLERYSGYKGLTADRIRELIEQTRERGYAVDDEELIKGIVGIAVPIFTDGVTAGASIGFTILGAKLAPNSLTEYARILKDEVNAILGQ; encoded by the coding sequence ATGATCAAGAATCCTAAGACAGCCCCAACTGGCGGCACCCAACTTTTAGATCGTGCTGTGCAATTGCTTGATCTCGTCGCTGACGGTGGCAATGACGGGCTTACTTTAAAGAAGCTCACTGAGTTATCAGGGCTTAACAACGCCACATGTCATCGCATTCTCAACACGCTCGTTGGTCACAAACTTCTCGCAAGAGATGATAAAAAACGCTGCTATCGGCTGGGGGCGCGCATGTCGATTTACGGGGCGCGGGCCGCACGGGGACCGGGTCTGATAAGCCGATGCGAGATTGCGCTGACCCGGTTGCGCCGTCGTACCGGAGATACCGTGCATCTTATGGCACGGTTTAATCATGATTCTGTCTGCCTTGACCGCCGAGATGGAGAATGTGTTGTTCCCACCTTAACCGGCATGATCGGTGGTTCAGTGCCTCTGGGTGTTGGTCCGGGCTCGATTGCCATGCTGTCCTACCTTGATCAGGATGAGCAGGACTTCATCATTCGCGCTAATCTTGAACGCTATTCAGGCTATAAGGGTTTAACTGCCGACAGAATTCGTGAGCTAATAGAGCAAACGCGAGAGCGCGGATATGCAGTTGATGATGAGGAACTTATAAAAGGAATTGTGGGGATCGCTGTGCCGATTTTCACGGACGGCGTGACTGCTGGAGCATCCATAGGCTTCACGATACTCGGTGCAAAACTCGCTCCAAACTCGTTAACAGAATATGCTCGTATACTGAAAGATGAAGTGAATGCTATTCTAGGACAGTGA
- a CDS encoding amino acid ABC transporter ATP-binding protein has translation MNQSAPLIEIKNIRKAFGSFEVLKGIDLSVKKGEAVCIIGPSGSGKSTILRCINGLIPIDSGTIRVGPYQVHELKNEKAMRPLRHEVAMVFQQYNLFPHKTALENIMMAPIQVLGHDRAEVEKRARKLLDKVRLSHKADSYPGQLSGGQQQRVAIARALAMQPEVILFDEVTAALDPETVKDVLLTIRELVEDGLTCILVTHEMKFAREVSHRVCFTDHGMIVESGPPAQIFDNPQDPRTREFLGQVL, from the coding sequence ATGAACCAGTCTGCCCCCCTTATTGAAATTAAAAACATCCGCAAAGCCTTTGGTAGTTTTGAAGTCCTCAAAGGCATTGATCTGTCGGTTAAAAAAGGCGAGGCCGTCTGCATTATCGGTCCTTCCGGTTCAGGCAAATCAACGATCCTTCGCTGCATCAACGGCCTGATCCCAATTGATAGCGGAACCATCCGCGTTGGACCTTATCAGGTCCATGAATTGAAAAACGAAAAGGCCATGCGTCCGCTTCGTCATGAAGTGGCAATGGTTTTCCAGCAGTATAATCTTTTTCCCCATAAGACAGCGTTGGAAAACATCATGATGGCACCAATTCAGGTGCTGGGGCATGATCGTGCCGAGGTTGAAAAGCGTGCGCGCAAACTGCTCGACAAAGTGCGCCTTTCCCATAAGGCGGATAGTTATCCAGGCCAGCTTTCAGGTGGTCAGCAGCAGCGTGTAGCAATCGCGCGCGCGCTCGCCATGCAGCCGGAAGTTATTTTGTTCGACGAAGTGACAGCGGCACTTGACCCCGAAACGGTGAAGGATGTTCTGCTGACCATTCGTGAACTTGTCGAAGATGGACTGACTTGTATTCTTGTCACGCATGAAATGAAATTTGCGCGTGAAGTTTCGCATCGCGTCTGCTTCACAGATCATGGGATGATTGTTGAGAGTGGACCCCCAGCACAGATATTTGATAATCCGCAGGACCCACGCACGCGCGAATTCCTGGGGCAGGTTCTCTAA
- a CDS encoding transporter substrate-binding domain-containing protein, translating into MIRKIVLSTVAMCAVLAAQNAVADTLATIKERDKLVVGVKNDYAPYGYLNEKGEIVGFEIELAKYVAKELLGSEDKIELVPVVAANRIEFLSAGRVDLVFATLGISPERDRVIDFTTQYVSAGGPSVMMAKEAKIDSWDQFKGQPVCGIQGSYFNKKMTEEFGMKLVAFKNPPEAYRALKDNRCIGFVFDDITLRMKLREADWAGYKIAVQPYEFAPMGGGIREGDVAFKEVVDKAIHKAEAEGKLIEWEKEFNMPASDYIAERAKAAAAASN; encoded by the coding sequence ATGATCAGAAAAATCGTTCTGTCGACGGTGGCCATGTGTGCGGTACTGGCAGCTCAGAATGCTGTGGCCGATACGCTTGCGACGATTAAAGAGCGCGATAAGCTCGTCGTCGGCGTCAAAAATGATTATGCGCCTTATGGTTATCTGAATGAAAAAGGCGAGATTGTCGGCTTCGAAATCGAGCTGGCAAAATATGTTGCCAAAGAGCTTTTGGGTTCCGAAGACAAAATTGAACTTGTACCGGTTGTAGCAGCAAACCGTATTGAGTTTTTATCAGCCGGTCGTGTTGATCTTGTGTTCGCGACGCTTGGAATTTCACCAGAGCGTGACCGCGTTATCGACTTCACCACACAATATGTCTCTGCTGGCGGACCCTCGGTCATGATGGCAAAGGAAGCTAAGATCGACAGCTGGGATCAGTTCAAAGGTCAGCCAGTCTGCGGCATTCAAGGTTCCTACTTCAATAAGAAGATGACTGAAGAATTCGGTATGAAGCTGGTTGCTTTCAAGAACCCGCCGGAAGCGTATCGCGCGCTTAAAGATAATCGCTGCATTGGCTTTGTTTTTGATGACATCACACTGCGCATGAAGCTGCGTGAAGCAGACTGGGCGGGCTATAAGATCGCTGTTCAGCCATATGAATTCGCACCAATGGGCGGCGGCATCCGCGAAGGTGATGTGGCTTTCAAGGAAGTCGTAGACAAAGCCATTCACAAAGCTGAAGCCGAGGGTAAGCTCATAGAGTGGGAGAAGGAGTTTAACATGCCTGCTTCCGATTATATTGCAGAGCGCGCCAAAGCTGCCGCTGCTGCAAGCAACTAA